A region of Sphingomonas crusticola DNA encodes the following proteins:
- a CDS encoding glycosyltransferase family 4 protein, with translation MDVSDLRVALFSGNYNYVRDGANQALNRLSGYLQNQGAKVRIYSPKSKTPAFPSTGKVVGIPAIPIPGRTEYRVPLGIPPKIQRDLKEFGASIFHVAIPEFLGHRAVTLARAWDIPVVASVHTRFETYPRYYGFAFLEPVVEGVLRRFYRRCDAIFAPSESMAQVLREQRMSYDVGIWSRGVDTDIFSISRRDMEWRRSLGVADDEPLICFIGRVVMEKGLDVFAETIDVLRRRNVRARVLVIGDGPARPWFESRLPPDTIFAGFQRGEDLGRAIASSDMLLNPSVTETFGNVTLEAMACGLPVVAARATGSLSLVEDGVTGRLIRPGANEQFAQALQLYCENPEARAAAGAAGRLVSERYSWDAVNQALVEGYLRVIRHRESGGHPVNRPR, from the coding sequence ATGGACGTTTCCGATCTTCGCGTGGCCCTGTTTTCGGGCAATTATAATTATGTGCGCGACGGCGCCAACCAAGCGCTCAACCGCCTGAGCGGGTACCTGCAGAACCAGGGCGCCAAGGTCCGCATCTACAGCCCGAAGAGCAAGACGCCGGCCTTCCCGTCCACCGGCAAGGTCGTTGGCATTCCGGCCATCCCTATCCCCGGGCGCACCGAATATCGCGTCCCGCTCGGCATCCCGCCAAAAATCCAGCGCGACCTCAAGGAGTTCGGGGCGAGTATCTTTCACGTCGCCATTCCCGAATTCCTCGGCCACCGCGCGGTGACGCTCGCGCGGGCTTGGGACATACCGGTTGTCGCATCGGTCCACACCCGCTTCGAAACCTATCCGCGTTATTACGGCTTCGCCTTCCTCGAACCCGTGGTGGAAGGCGTCTTGCGGCGATTCTACCGACGCTGCGACGCGATCTTCGCGCCGTCCGAGTCGATGGCGCAGGTGCTGCGCGAACAGCGGATGAGCTATGACGTCGGCATCTGGTCGCGCGGCGTGGACACCGACATCTTCTCGATCAGCCGGCGCGATATGGAATGGCGCCGCAGCCTCGGCGTAGCCGACGATGAGCCGCTCATCTGCTTCATCGGCCGCGTCGTCATGGAAAAGGGTCTCGACGTCTTCGCCGAGACCATCGACGTGCTGCGCCGGCGTAATGTGCGCGCGCGCGTGCTGGTCATCGGCGACGGGCCGGCACGGCCATGGTTCGAGAGCCGCCTGCCACCCGATACGATATTCGCCGGTTTCCAGCGCGGCGAGGATCTCGGCCGTGCCATCGCCTCGTCGGACATGCTGCTCAATCCGAGCGTGACCGAGACATTCGGCAACGTCACGCTTGAGGCAATGGCATGCGGCCTGCCGGTGGTCGCCGCGCGCGCGACGGGTAGCCTCAGCCTGGTCGAGGATGGCGTCACCGGCCGCCTGATCCGTCCTGGCGCCAATGAGCAGTTCGCGCAGGCGCTCCAACTCTATTGCGAGAATCCGGAGGCGCGCGCGGCAGCAGGCGCGGCCGGCCGTCTGGTGAGCGAGCGTTATTCCTGGGACGCGGTCAATCAGGCGCTGGTCGAAGGCTATCTGCGCGTGATCCGCCACCGCGAATCCGGCGGCCATCCGGTCAACCGCCCACGCTGA